One genomic segment of Vibrio sp. SCSIO 43136 includes these proteins:
- the prpF gene encoding 2-methylaconitate cis-trans isomerase PrpF, which yields MSFLPQMKVPATYMRGGTSKGVFFNLADLPKEAQVAGKARDALLLRVIGSPDPYAKQIDGMGGATSSTSKTVIVSKSDKPGHDVDYLFGQVSIDKAFVDWSGNCGNLSAAVGPFAIHSDLVDESKIPQNGIVEVKVWQANIHKSIVVHVPISNGQVQEVGDFELDGVTFPAAEIQVDFMDPADSDGSMFPTGNLVDDLEVPELGVLNATMINAGIPTIFVDASAIGYTGKELQDDINSNPEALAVFESIRAHGALKMGLIDELEQAATRQHTPKVAFVAKAQSHETSSGKQVGADEVDVMVRALSMGKLHHAMMGTAAVAIASAACVPGTLVNLAAGGGERESVNFGHPSGSLKVGASATHGDTGWVVEKASMSRSARILMEGWVRVPSDTCLP from the coding sequence ATGAGCTTTTTACCACAAATGAAAGTGCCAGCGACATATATGCGTGGTGGTACCAGCAAAGGCGTGTTTTTTAATTTAGCGGATCTTCCCAAAGAGGCACAAGTTGCTGGGAAGGCAAGAGATGCACTTCTGCTGAGAGTGATTGGTAGCCCTGACCCTTACGCTAAGCAGATAGACGGCATGGGCGGAGCAACATCAAGTACCAGCAAAACTGTCATTGTTTCTAAGAGTGATAAGCCGGGTCACGATGTCGATTACCTCTTTGGTCAAGTCTCGATTGATAAAGCATTTGTAGACTGGAGCGGAAACTGTGGAAACCTGTCTGCGGCGGTTGGGCCGTTTGCCATCCACAGTGACTTGGTTGATGAGAGCAAAATTCCACAAAACGGGATTGTGGAAGTCAAGGTTTGGCAGGCTAACATCCACAAATCGATCGTAGTGCACGTACCGATTAGTAATGGACAAGTTCAAGAGGTTGGGGATTTTGAGCTTGATGGCGTGACCTTTCCCGCCGCGGAAATTCAAGTGGATTTCATGGACCCTGCTGACAGCGACGGTTCGATGTTTCCAACAGGCAATTTGGTGGATGACCTTGAAGTGCCAGAGTTAGGTGTTTTGAACGCCACCATGATCAACGCTGGGATTCCGACCATTTTTGTGGATGCCAGTGCGATAGGTTACACGGGGAAAGAGCTGCAAGATGATATCAATAGCAACCCAGAAGCCTTGGCCGTTTTTGAGTCCATCCGTGCCCATGGTGCGCTAAAGATGGGCTTGATTGACGAGCTAGAGCAAGCAGCCACCCGACAACACACACCTAAAGTTGCCTTTGTGGCAAAGGCTCAATCTCATGAGACCTCTAGCGGTAAACAAGTAGGTGCGGATGAAGTTGACGTGATGGTGCGTGCTTTGTCGATGGGGAAATTGCACCACGCAATGATGGGAACTGCGGCGGTGGCGATTGCTTCTGCTGCGTGTGTCCCCGGTACTTTAGTTAACCTTGCTGCCGGAGGTGGTGAGAGGGAATCAGTGAATTTTGGCCACCCGTCAGGGTCGCTTAAAGTCGGAGCAAGTGCGACTCATGGCGATACTGGTTGGGTGGTGGAGAAAGCGAGCATGAGCCGAAGCGCTCGAATTTTAATGGAAGGCTGGGTACGTGTACCTAGCGATACATGTCTGCCTTGA
- a CDS encoding propionyl-CoA synthetase has product MTTYEQQYQLSKQQPEEFWAQQAKQLDWFTFPQTILAKDDNGIERWFVDGELNTCWLALDYHAEQGRGDQVAMIYDSPVTSTKQTYTYLELQQRVAKVAGMLANQGVEKGDRVIIYMPMIPEAAMAMLACARLGAIHSVVFGGFAPNELAVRIEDAEPKVIMTASCGIEVNKVLPYKPLVDRAIMDSRWKPERVLVWQRQESIAELDGSRDLDWRQAEQFAMPHDCVPVKATDPLYILYTSGTTGKPKGVVRDNGGHAVAMKYSMSAIYDIAQDGVFWAASDVGWVVGHSYIVYAPLIHGCTTILYEGKPVKTPDPGAFWRVCEEYKVDALFSAPTAFRAIKKEDPDGLLVDKYDLSGLKTIFMAGERLDPPTLEWVQTQTSKPVIDHWWQTETGWAIAGNPTGIELMPVKAGSATKPIPGYQVEVLNELGEPVGPNQQGYVALKRPLPPSCLPTVWRNHDRFESGYLSQFDGYYVSGDGGYFDDEGYLFIMGRIDDVINVAGHRLSTGEMEEIVGGHPAIAECAVIGVHDELKGQMPLGLVVLKDGVQVDEHDLEDQLVSKVRGEIGAVACFKQALVVDRLPKTRSGKILRRVIRQIADGESYSVPSTIDDPTSLNELERVLHHD; this is encoded by the coding sequence GTGACTACCTACGAGCAACAATATCAACTGAGCAAACAACAGCCTGAAGAATTTTGGGCGCAACAAGCAAAGCAGCTGGATTGGTTTACATTTCCACAAACCATACTGGCGAAAGATGACAACGGAATAGAGCGCTGGTTTGTCGATGGGGAGCTTAATACCTGTTGGCTTGCGCTTGATTACCACGCCGAACAAGGTCGTGGAGATCAAGTGGCGATGATTTATGACTCGCCAGTCACATCGACCAAACAAACCTACACCTATCTTGAATTGCAGCAACGTGTGGCTAAAGTTGCTGGCATGTTGGCGAATCAAGGGGTAGAGAAGGGCGACCGAGTCATCATTTATATGCCTATGATCCCTGAAGCTGCAATGGCGATGTTAGCCTGTGCACGTTTAGGGGCGATACATTCGGTGGTCTTTGGTGGTTTTGCCCCGAATGAACTGGCAGTTCGTATAGAAGATGCAGAGCCTAAAGTGATCATGACCGCTTCTTGTGGCATTGAAGTGAATAAGGTACTGCCGTATAAGCCCCTGGTTGACAGAGCGATCATGGACAGTCGCTGGAAGCCAGAAAGAGTGTTGGTATGGCAACGCCAAGAATCTATCGCAGAGCTTGATGGCAGTCGAGATTTAGATTGGCGCCAAGCTGAGCAGTTTGCGATGCCTCACGACTGTGTGCCTGTGAAAGCCACAGATCCACTCTATATCCTTTACACCAGCGGCACCACGGGGAAACCTAAGGGGGTGGTCAGGGATAATGGTGGTCATGCGGTGGCAATGAAATACTCCATGAGTGCTATTTATGATATTGCTCAAGATGGTGTGTTTTGGGCGGCATCGGATGTCGGTTGGGTAGTAGGACATTCATATATTGTCTATGCACCACTGATTCATGGATGCACCACTATTTTGTACGAAGGAAAGCCAGTAAAAACACCAGATCCGGGTGCATTTTGGCGAGTGTGTGAAGAGTATAAGGTTGATGCTCTATTCTCGGCGCCAACGGCTTTCCGAGCCATTAAGAAAGAAGACCCAGACGGCCTGTTGGTCGACAAGTACGATCTGTCCGGATTAAAAACCATCTTCATGGCAGGTGAGCGTTTAGACCCGCCAACTCTTGAGTGGGTGCAGACTCAAACCAGTAAACCTGTTATTGATCACTGGTGGCAGACGGAGACAGGCTGGGCAATTGCAGGGAACCCAACAGGTATAGAGTTGATGCCTGTCAAAGCAGGCTCCGCAACCAAGCCGATCCCGGGTTACCAAGTTGAAGTGCTCAATGAACTTGGTGAGCCAGTAGGGCCGAACCAGCAAGGGTATGTAGCTTTAAAACGCCCACTACCACCGAGCTGTTTACCAACGGTATGGCGTAATCACGATCGGTTTGAATCGGGTTATTTGAGCCAATTTGACGGTTACTACGTGTCTGGAGACGGCGGGTATTTTGATGACGAGGGCTACTTATTCATCATGGGTCGCATCGATGACGTGATTAATGTTGCGGGTCACCGCTTGTCGACAGGTGAAATGGAAGAGATCGTTGGCGGGCATCCAGCCATTGCTGAATGTGCTGTGATCGGTGTCCACGATGAGCTCAAAGGGCAGATGCCATTGGGTTTGGTGGTCTTAAAAGATGGCGTGCAAGTGGATGAGCACGACCTCGAGGATCAATTGGTCAGCAAAGTCCGAGGGGAGATTGGTGCGGTGGCCTGTTTCAAGCAAGCGCTAGTGGTGGACCGATTACCTAAGACTCGCTCAGGTAAGATCTTGCGCCGAGTGATACGCCAAATCGCCGATGGCGAATCTTATTCAGTGCCATCAACTATTGATGACCCAACCAGCTTGAACGAACTAGAAAGAGTGTTGCACCACGATTGA
- the prpC gene encoding 2-methylcitrate synthase, with protein sequence MSDKKLGGAGLRGQSAGSTALCTVGKTGTGLTYRGYDITDLAENAQFEEVAHLLLRGHLPTQAELDDYKTRLVGLRGLPADLKQALELIPASAHPMDVMRTGCSMLGNLEQEMDFSEQQDATERMLALFPAIICYWYRFSHDGVRIDTEDQSEDSIGGYFLKLLTDKAPSQLHKQVMHCSLILYAEHEFNASTFSARVCASTLSDIHSCISGAIGTLRGPLHGGANEAAMDMIENWQTPDEAEAGIMQMLENKDKIMGFGHAIYRESDPRNALIKRWSKELSDAVGDTHLYAVSERVESVMKREKGLFCNADFFHASAYHFMDIPTKLFTPIFVMSRLTGWAAHVYEQRANNRIIRPSADYTGPEHQDWLPIDQRG encoded by the coding sequence ATGTCAGATAAAAAACTTGGTGGCGCAGGATTACGTGGTCAAAGTGCTGGTAGCACTGCGCTATGTACTGTTGGTAAAACAGGCACAGGTCTTACTTATCGTGGTTACGATATTACTGACCTTGCAGAGAATGCGCAGTTTGAAGAAGTCGCTCATTTGCTATTGCGTGGCCATTTGCCAACACAAGCTGAGCTGGATGACTACAAAACACGCCTAGTTGGGTTACGTGGACTGCCTGCGGACCTAAAGCAAGCACTAGAGTTGATCCCAGCTTCGGCGCACCCGATGGATGTGATGCGTACCGGTTGTTCAATGCTGGGCAACTTAGAACAAGAGATGGACTTTTCTGAGCAACAAGATGCGACTGAAAGAATGTTGGCACTTTTCCCAGCCATCATCTGCTACTGGTATCGCTTCAGCCACGATGGCGTTCGAATAGATACTGAAGATCAAAGTGAAGACTCTATCGGTGGCTATTTCCTGAAGTTGCTGACTGACAAAGCCCCATCTCAGCTGCATAAGCAGGTAATGCACTGTTCGCTTATTTTGTACGCAGAGCATGAGTTTAATGCATCTACCTTCTCAGCACGCGTGTGTGCATCGACTTTGTCTGACATTCATTCTTGTATCTCAGGTGCAATTGGTACTTTGCGTGGACCTCTCCATGGTGGTGCCAATGAAGCAGCGATGGACATGATCGAAAATTGGCAGACGCCAGATGAAGCAGAAGCTGGAATCATGCAGATGCTAGAAAACAAAGACAAGATCATGGGCTTTGGTCATGCAATTTATCGTGAAAGTGACCCACGCAATGCACTTATCAAACGTTGGTCAAAAGAGCTATCAGACGCAGTCGGTGATACGCATCTTTACGCCGTCTCAGAGCGAGTAGAGTCAGTAATGAAACGTGAGAAGGGCTTGTTCTGTAATGCTGATTTCTTCCATGCATCGGCCTATCACTTTATGGACATTCCAACCAAATTGTTTACGCCTATTTTCGTAATGAGCCGTTTGACGGGCTGGGCTGCACACGTATACGAACAGCGTGCCAACAACCGAATCATTCGCCCGAGTGCAGATTACACCGGTCCTGAGCATCAAGATTGGTTGCCAATCGACCAGCGTGGCTGA
- the prpB gene encoding methylisocitrate lyase, with protein sequence MTLLPGAKFRLAVKENDPLQIVGTINPYCAMMAERLGHQAIYLSGGGIANASYGLPDLGITTLNDVLVDVERITNASSVPLLVDIDTGFGGAFNIGRTIKAMEKAGAAAVHMEDQVAQKRCGHRPNKAIVSQQEMVDRVKAAVDARNNDDFVIMARTDALAVEGMNSAIERAIACVEAGADMIFPEAMNELGQYQEFSTALQSACGRHVPILANITEFGQTPLYGTQELAQSNVDMVLYPLSAFRAMNKAAENVYKHLLAVGNQEALVDSMQTRAELYDYLNYHDYEQKLDQLFSQDKQ encoded by the coding sequence ATGACTCTATTGCCGGGTGCAAAGTTTAGACTTGCCGTGAAAGAAAATGATCCGCTACAAATTGTCGGCACCATCAACCCGTACTGCGCCATGATGGCCGAACGTCTTGGACATCAAGCGATTTACTTGTCTGGCGGTGGCATCGCTAACGCTTCTTATGGTTTACCTGATTTGGGCATCACCACACTTAACGATGTCTTGGTGGATGTAGAACGTATTACTAATGCTTCGTCGGTCCCTTTGCTGGTGGATATCGATACTGGTTTTGGTGGGGCATTTAATATTGGTCGTACGATTAAAGCGATGGAAAAAGCAGGCGCTGCGGCGGTACATATGGAAGACCAAGTGGCCCAAAAACGCTGTGGGCACCGCCCGAATAAAGCGATTGTGAGCCAGCAAGAGATGGTTGATCGAGTCAAAGCCGCCGTTGATGCACGTAATAATGATGACTTTGTGATCATGGCTCGTACCGATGCTTTGGCGGTTGAAGGCATGAATAGTGCGATTGAACGAGCGATTGCTTGTGTAGAAGCAGGCGCAGATATGATCTTCCCTGAAGCGATGAATGAGCTTGGTCAATATCAAGAGTTTTCAACCGCACTGCAATCGGCGTGTGGGCGACACGTGCCAATTCTTGCCAATATTACTGAGTTTGGCCAAACCCCGCTGTATGGAACGCAAGAGCTAGCGCAAAGCAATGTCGATATGGTGCTTTATCCACTCAGTGCTTTCCGAGCAATGAATAAAGCGGCTGAAAACGTCTATAAGCACTTGCTTGCTGTCGGTAACCAAGAAGCATTGGTCGATAGCATGCAAACTCGCGCTGAGCTATACGACTATCTAAATTACCACGACTATGAGCAGAAACTTGACCAGCTGTTTAGTCAAGATAAGCAATAA
- a CDS encoding GNAT family N-acetyltransferase: protein MKDITIRAARLDDLEALNQMMYDLHDFHHQANPALFKTAHDVEQEKSIARYLDHPECFVFVAQTDQLVGFISGHFCELMSPIVEPVQMGSIDEMFVVSNHRNQGVAQLLFDRIQQSFIDCGVEQLFVEAWDFNQPALGFYKKSGFINHIHYLRKPLV, encoded by the coding sequence ATGAAAGATATAACTATTCGAGCGGCTCGGTTGGATGATCTCGAAGCTCTTAACCAAATGATGTATGACTTGCATGATTTCCATCATCAAGCTAACCCGGCTCTGTTCAAAACGGCCCACGATGTCGAACAAGAAAAAAGTATTGCTCGATATTTAGACCATCCTGAGTGCTTTGTCTTTGTCGCACAAACTGACCAATTAGTAGGTTTTATCAGTGGTCACTTCTGTGAGTTGATGTCGCCTATCGTTGAGCCTGTTCAAATGGGGAGCATAGATGAGATGTTCGTCGTATCTAACCATCGTAACCAAGGCGTCGCTCAGCTACTTTTTGATAGGATTCAGCAGTCATTCATCGATTGCGGTGTAGAGCAGCTATTTGTGGAGGCTTGGGACTTCAATCAACCTGCACTTGGTTTCTACAAAAAATCCGGATTCATCAATCACATTCACTACCTAAGAAAGCCTCTTGTTTAA
- the acnD gene encoding Fe/S-dependent 2-methylisocitrate dehydratase AcnD, with protein sequence MSTYSINTQYKKTLAGTNLEYFDTREAVNAISEGAYEKLPYTSRILAENLVRRCEPEALTDSLKQLIERKQDLDFPWYPARVVCHDILGQTALVDLAGLRDAIADQGGDPAKVNPVVETQLIVDHSLAVEHGGFDKDAFDKNRAIEERRNEDRFHFIEWCKTAFENVSVIPAGNGIMHQINLEKMSPVIQTKQGIAYPDTCVGTDSHTPHVDALGVIAIGVGGLEAETVMLGRPSMMRLPDIVGVKLTGKRQPGITATDIVLAITEFLRQERVVSAYLEFFGEGARDLTIGDRATISNMTPEYGATAGMFYIDEQTINYLKLTGRDAQQVELVENYAKTTGLWADDLETAQYERVLEFDLSSVERNLAGPSNPHRRLPTAELTQQGIAGEWTPVDSDNNKETMPDGAVIIAAITSCTNTSNPRNVVAAGLLAKKANELGLVRQPWVKTSFAPGSKVAKLYLEEAGLLPELEKLGFGIVGYACTTCNGMSGALDPKIQQEIIDRDLYSTAVLSGNRNFDGRIHPYAKQAFLASPPLVVAYALAGTIRFDIERDALGADASGKPIYLNDLWPSDEEIDAVVNQHVKPEQFNQVYIQMFKLDDDLAKSNPLYDWRAKSTYIRRPPYWEGALAGERTLSGMRPLAVLGDNITTDHLSPSNAILASSAAGEYLAKMEVPEEDFNSYATHRGDHLTAQRATFANPKLFNEMVKENGETVQGSLARIEPEGQVTRMWEAIETYMNRKQPLIIVAGADYGQGSSRDWAAKGVRLAGVEAIVAQGFERIHRTNLVGMGVLPLEFKSGTDRNTLALDGSETYDVVGDIKPRADLALIITRRNGEKLDVQVTCRLDTADEVSVYKAGGVLQRFAQDFLAQ encoded by the coding sequence ATGAGCACATATTCAATCAATACCCAGTACAAGAAAACACTGGCAGGCACCAATCTAGAATATTTTGATACCCGTGAAGCGGTCAATGCAATCTCAGAAGGTGCCTATGAGAAACTACCTTACACTTCTCGCATACTGGCGGAAAACTTAGTCCGTCGATGTGAGCCAGAAGCGTTAACCGATTCACTTAAACAGCTTATTGAACGCAAGCAAGATCTAGATTTTCCTTGGTATCCAGCCCGAGTGGTATGTCATGACATACTTGGTCAAACTGCACTTGTCGATCTTGCTGGCCTAAGAGATGCCATTGCCGACCAGGGAGGTGACCCTGCCAAAGTGAACCCTGTGGTTGAAACTCAGCTGATTGTTGATCACTCATTGGCGGTAGAGCATGGCGGCTTTGATAAAGATGCTTTTGATAAAAACCGAGCCATTGAAGAGCGTCGCAATGAAGACCGATTCCACTTTATTGAGTGGTGTAAAACCGCATTTGAGAACGTAAGCGTAATCCCTGCGGGCAACGGCATCATGCACCAAATCAATCTAGAAAAAATGTCGCCAGTTATTCAAACCAAACAAGGCATTGCTTACCCAGATACCTGTGTTGGTACTGATAGCCACACGCCCCACGTTGATGCCCTCGGTGTGATAGCGATTGGTGTCGGTGGTTTGGAAGCTGAAACCGTAATGCTTGGTCGACCTTCGATGATGCGACTGCCAGATATTGTTGGTGTCAAACTCACAGGTAAACGACAGCCGGGTATTACAGCAACGGATATCGTACTAGCCATTACAGAGTTCTTACGCCAAGAACGAGTTGTCTCAGCTTATTTGGAGTTCTTTGGTGAAGGTGCGAGAGATCTGACTATTGGTGATCGAGCGACTATCTCAAATATGACGCCAGAGTATGGTGCGACGGCAGGCATGTTCTATATCGATGAACAAACCATCAACTACCTAAAACTGACTGGACGCGACGCGCAGCAGGTAGAGTTGGTGGAGAATTATGCTAAAACAACGGGCCTTTGGGCGGACGATCTTGAAACTGCGCAATACGAGCGAGTACTAGAGTTTGACCTATCGAGCGTCGAACGAAACCTAGCAGGTCCGTCAAATCCACATCGCCGCTTACCGACGGCTGAACTGACTCAGCAGGGTATCGCTGGTGAGTGGACGCCTGTAGATTCAGATAATAACAAAGAAACCATGCCTGATGGTGCGGTGATAATCGCTGCAATTACCTCCTGTACTAACACCAGTAACCCTCGCAATGTGGTTGCTGCGGGTTTGTTGGCTAAAAAAGCCAATGAACTGGGTCTTGTTCGTCAGCCATGGGTGAAAACTTCTTTTGCTCCGGGCTCTAAAGTTGCCAAACTTTATTTAGAAGAAGCAGGTCTATTGCCAGAGCTGGAAAAACTAGGCTTTGGAATCGTGGGCTATGCATGTACCACTTGTAATGGTATGAGTGGTGCGTTGGACCCTAAGATTCAGCAAGAGATCATCGACAGAGACCTTTATTCCACGGCGGTACTTTCCGGTAACCGTAACTTTGATGGCCGAATCCACCCTTATGCTAAGCAAGCATTCTTAGCCTCTCCACCACTGGTTGTGGCTTATGCTTTGGCGGGCACAATTCGTTTTGATATCGAGCGCGATGCCCTAGGTGCTGATGCCTCTGGCAAACCGATCTACTTAAATGACTTATGGCCAAGCGATGAAGAAATCGATGCTGTGGTTAATCAACATGTTAAGCCAGAGCAGTTTAATCAAGTTTACATCCAGATGTTTAAACTCGATGACGATTTAGCGAAAAGCAATCCGCTTTACGATTGGCGAGCAAAAAGTACTTATATTCGCCGCCCACCTTATTGGGAAGGGGCGTTAGCGGGCGAGCGTACGCTTTCCGGAATGCGACCACTAGCAGTGTTGGGCGACAATATCACTACAGACCACTTGTCTCCATCTAATGCCATCTTGGCCAGCAGTGCTGCGGGTGAATACCTTGCCAAGATGGAAGTGCCGGAGGAAGACTTCAATTCCTACGCCACTCACCGTGGCGATCACTTGACGGCTCAGCGCGCAACGTTTGCTAACCCTAAGTTATTCAATGAGATGGTTAAAGAAAACGGTGAAACCGTGCAAGGTTCGTTGGCACGTATCGAGCCAGAGGGCCAAGTGACCCGCATGTGGGAAGCCATTGAAACCTATATGAACCGCAAACAGCCACTAATCATTGTTGCTGGTGCGGACTATGGACAGGGCTCTTCTCGCGACTGGGCGGCAAAAGGTGTGCGACTGGCGGGCGTAGAAGCCATCGTTGCACAAGGGTTTGAGCGCATCCACCGCACTAACTTGGTTGGCATGGGCGTCCTGCCATTGGAATTTAAATCGGGTACCGATAGAAACACTTTGGCATTAGATGGCTCTGAGACCTACGACGTGGTTGGGGATATCAAGCCGCGAGCTGATCTAGCGTTGATTATTACTCGACGCAATGGTGAGAAGCTGGATGTACAAGTCACTTGTCGTTTGGATACTGCCGATGAAGTGAGCGTGTATAAGGCCGGTGGTGTGCTGCAGCGATTTGCGCAAGATTTCTTGGCGCAGTAA
- a CDS encoding NUDIX domain-containing protein, whose translation MIQRLLLLILFFSPLSLASEMPKGALCLIATDNSQVVMLREVLTGKLSLPGGTIEAGEDPKLAAQRETWEETGLVVTVGDEAYRNEKAIYYDCVSDSEVIAYTTQTEHGHYLVPAWFAPHFGIEMNQVMLANPDYVEDYRYSYHLYHIKKAIPDLTHHKVRFIEHASEAAPSLYAAQLPYLVVLQDFVLQSEGLKFVVILLDALASPVLLLVAMIVLYSKFSKAEATMVAFAVSIVSLLALVAQVGLSIARPWAYMPSLQTSVVDLGFGAPSLATAVMVTLFGLSYRLYAEARLVSPMLVIVLLQGFASIILGNQFFLDIVLGAVLGGLVVWHFVRTQAKVGSKFKRLFESSMIWWALSALCVVLVVMWQRPEFAFWLALSLSLAAIHMTLLPNDSTKLSHVATGGLVLIGIIIIAVAAWGQVLASSSSFLSFIMLVAPYPCAALVCASVFKIMQR comes from the coding sequence GTGATCCAACGTCTATTACTATTGATTTTATTTTTCTCGCCCTTAAGTCTAGCCAGTGAAATGCCCAAAGGTGCGTTGTGTTTAATTGCTACCGACAATAGCCAAGTCGTGATGCTTCGAGAGGTGTTAACTGGAAAACTATCGCTGCCCGGTGGCACGATAGAAGCTGGCGAGGACCCGAAACTCGCCGCACAGCGAGAAACATGGGAAGAAACTGGATTGGTCGTGACAGTAGGTGATGAAGCTTATCGAAACGAGAAGGCGATTTATTACGACTGTGTCTCAGATTCTGAAGTGATTGCTTATACCACTCAGACAGAACATGGCCACTATTTAGTGCCAGCTTGGTTTGCGCCGCATTTTGGCATAGAAATGAACCAAGTGATGTTAGCAAACCCAGATTACGTTGAGGATTATCGTTACAGTTACCACCTTTACCACATCAAAAAAGCGATACCAGATCTTACCCACCACAAGGTTCGCTTCATTGAGCATGCCAGCGAAGCTGCACCAAGTTTATATGCGGCGCAACTGCCTTATCTGGTCGTGCTTCAAGATTTTGTATTGCAAAGTGAGGGGTTGAAGTTTGTAGTGATTTTACTTGATGCTCTTGCTTCGCCTGTGCTTTTGCTGGTGGCAATGATCGTTTTGTATTCCAAATTTTCCAAAGCGGAAGCGACCATGGTCGCCTTTGCTGTTTCGATCGTGTCACTTTTGGCGCTTGTTGCTCAAGTAGGGCTTTCGATTGCTAGACCATGGGCATATATGCCTTCGCTTCAAACGAGCGTGGTGGACCTAGGTTTTGGAGCCCCAAGCCTTGCGACTGCGGTGATGGTGACCCTATTTGGGTTATCATATCGCCTTTACGCAGAGGCTCGCTTGGTTAGCCCTATGCTGGTGATTGTATTGTTACAAGGTTTTGCGTCAATTATTTTGGGTAACCAGTTTTTCCTAGATATCGTGCTAGGTGCAGTATTGGGTGGACTGGTCGTTTGGCACTTTGTTCGAACACAGGCGAAGGTGGGCTCAAAGTTCAAGCGTTTGTTTGAGAGTAGCATGATTTGGTGGGCACTGAGTGCACTGTGTGTGGTGCTGGTGGTAATGTGGCAACGCCCAGAATTTGCATTTTGGTTGGCGTTGAGCCTTAGTTTAGCGGCTATTCATATGACTTTATTGCCTAATGATTCGACCAAGCTAAGCCATGTTGCGACAGGGGGCTTGGTTCTTATTGGGATTATAATCATTGCTGTTGCCGCTTGGGGTCAAGTGTTAGCTTCATCGAGCTCCTTCCTATCGTTTATTATGCTCGTCGCACCATACCCTTGTGCAGCTTTGGTTTGCGCCTCCGTGTTCAAGATCATGCAGCGTTAA
- the queE gene encoding 7-carboxy-7-deazaguanine synthase QueE yields MTQYKLNEMFETIQGEGSFTGVPSVFVRLQVCPVGCAWCDTKQTWEALEQDQVSLGDIMVKQGDSPTWCTLDASELVAEYQAQGYSATNVVITGGEPCIYDLTELTQAFEAIGCQCQIETSGTSEVLATESTWVTVSPKVAMKGQLPVLKSAMLRANEIKHPVGTQKDIDQLDELLEMAGIANASNVALQPISQKARATQLCIDTCIKRNWRLSIQTHKYLNIA; encoded by the coding sequence ATGACCCAATATAAACTAAACGAAATGTTTGAAACGATTCAGGGAGAAGGTTCATTTACTGGTGTACCGTCAGTATTTGTGCGTCTCCAAGTATGCCCAGTAGGCTGTGCATGGTGTGATACCAAGCAGACGTGGGAAGCACTGGAGCAGGACCAAGTTTCGCTAGGGGATATTATGGTCAAACAGGGTGATAGCCCAACCTGGTGTACGTTGGATGCCTCTGAGTTGGTTGCTGAGTATCAAGCTCAAGGTTACAGTGCGACAAATGTGGTTATCACAGGCGGCGAACCGTGCATTTATGATCTTACTGAGTTGACTCAAGCCTTTGAAGCGATTGGTTGTCAGTGTCAAATTGAAACCAGCGGCACTTCTGAAGTGTTAGCCACGGAATCAACTTGGGTGACAGTGTCACCAAAAGTCGCAATGAAAGGCCAACTTCCAGTACTGAAAAGCGCCATGTTGCGTGCCAATGAGATCAAGCACCCAGTTGGTACTCAGAAAGATATCGACCAACTCGATGAGCTATTAGAAATGGCAGGCATCGCTAACGCTTCAAACGTTGCTTTGCAGCCTATCAGCCAGAAGGCTCGTGCAACTCAGCTGTGTATCGACACCTGCATCAAACGTAATTGGCGTTTGTCGATTCAAACTCATAAATACTTAAACATCGCATAG